The DNA segment CCGGAGCCGGGGTGGCGCCGCTGGTGTCGGGAAGGGAGGTCGCCGTCATGTGTGAAGCGTACTCCTATTGGGGAAACGGAATTGTGCGCCCTGGCCTATAGGCGGGCGCCAGAGCGCATGACATGTTGAGACATGCCCAACTCTGGGCTTACATTCCTTGAGTGTGGTCGTGTTAAGCTGGGCGCATGACGAACCCTGCTGCGAGCAATCCGTATGCCGAGTGGTTCGAGCGGCTCCGCGCGGAGTACGGCGAGCAACTCGGCCAGATGCCCCTCCCCGACGGCCTTCCCGAACACCTGCGCGTGCTGATCCGCAGCGGCGACGAGGAAGCCATCCAGTTCATGCTCAAGCTCGCGTGGCAGTTCGGCGCGCAGGTGGGCTATGCCGCCGGCGCCCGCCAGAACGAGGAACAGGTCACCGTGATGCGCCCGTCACGCAGCGTCCAGGCCTGAATCCGACTCCTCCAGCTCCTACGGCCGCCCCACACCGGGGCGGCCGTCGCCTTGTGGCCGAATGCAGTTCAGGACAGTGGACTGCGCGGCTGCGCCCAGCAGTCCAGCTCCACCTGGCCGGCGATCAGGC comes from the Deinococcus metalli genome and includes:
- a CDS encoding DdrH — its product is MTNPAASNPYAEWFERLRAEYGEQLGQMPLPDGLPEHLRVLIRSGDEEAIQFMLKLAWQFGAQVGYAAGARQNEEQVTVMRPSRSVQA